The sequence TGCCCGCCCGACTCGCCACTGCCTGCACGGATCTCGTCGACGTCAAAGACGCTGTCGAGAACATTGATCGAGGCAGCGCCGATATCGGTGGCGTCGGCTGGGGGATGGGCCACTGTTACCGCGTCCGCGACGCGATCGAGGCCCACCGCGACCGCGACCCGATCACGCTCGTGGCCGTCGGCTGTTCCGGGACGAAAGACCACGCCGACGAGCCACTCCCGTCGAAAGAGCGCTACGCGGGCGGCTACTGGACGAACAAACGCCAGTACGGTGAGACGGTCGGCGACGACTGGCGGGTTATCTCTGCCGAACACGCACTGCTCGAGCCCGACGCGCCGATCGAGTACTACGAAACGCACGTCACCGATCTCGATGGCATCCCGGTCGATCACGACGGTCGCCTGCCGAACGGCGAGCCTGTCACGACGCTCGTGGACCTGTGGGCGTACAACGTCCACAACGAACTCGCACGCTGGCTCGAGGACGCCGCCGGTGGCATTGATCCGCGTGACGTTCGACTGGAGGTCCTCCTGGGGAAAGACTACGAGAACCGCCTTCGCGAGCGGGACGTCTTCGACGTGCTTCGAATCCGGGGCGACCTCGAGGTCGCGTTCCCGTTCCGAGAGGTCGAGGGGCTGACCGGCATCGGGAAGCAACGACAGTGGATGGCCGGCGAGGTCGCGGCGTCGGCGCTCGCGACCGACGGAGGTGAGCCACAGTGACCGAAGACGAACCCTGTCCGGTCTGTGGCTGGGGCGTGATCCGCACCGAACACATCCCGGAGAACCCGAGCCCGGACCACGAACCGCACGCACCCGGAACACAGTACGTCCACTCGATCGAGGCGACTGGAAACGGCCGCTTCCAGATAGGCGGCTGTTGCGTCTACGAGAACGGCGAAACCGATCCGTGGACGCCGCCAGATACCCCGCGCCTCAAG is a genomic window of Natronosalvus halobius containing:
- a CDS encoding DUF6884 domain-containing protein translates to MTDVDRTPTPREHELSNGDLAVSSHWVWGVRDATVVPNTKRPLYRLLMRVLEDAPVPDCMPARLATACTDLVDVKDAVENIDRGSADIGGVGWGMGHCYRVRDAIEAHRDRDPITLVAVGCSGTKDHADEPLPSKERYAGGYWTNKRQYGETVGDDWRVISAEHALLEPDAPIEYYETHVTDLDGIPVDHDGRLPNGEPVTTLVDLWAYNVHNELARWLEDAAGGIDPRDVRLEVLLGKDYENRLRERDVFDVLRIRGDLEVAFPFREVEGLTGIGKQRQWMAGEVAASALATDGGEPQ